The following are encoded together in the Erwinia sp. E602 genome:
- a CDS encoding NAD-dependent succinate-semialdehyde dehydrogenase: protein MQTQQYDPLYLFINGQWLTAEDRDTLAVINPANGKSLGRLPMATHTDLNQALVTAHDSFTLWRNTVPDERARIMKKAAALMRDRAEHIATLMTLEEGKPLVESRDEVQRAADYFEWFAEEARRIDGRVVPANRPGVQQLVKRQAIGPVAAFTPWNFPAITPARKLSAALAAGCSVILKPGEESPATALALARCLDDAGLPKGVLQIVFGVPDKVSAKLIASPIIRKVAFTGSVPVGRLLSERAAAGVKPISLELGGHGPVLVFEDADIEAAAADGAANRFRGTGQICISSTRFLIQRGAYDRFVGRFVAATRELVIGDGMAQGTQVGPLANERQLEKMAALVDDAVAQGAVVLTGGKRLDRPGFFFEPTVLANVPLSARIMHEEPFGPIAVMRPFDTITDGLEEANRLPYALSAYAFTRSARTALDVGDGLEAGMIGINQYRIIATELPFGGMKESGHGSEGGREGIAPYLTNKFISQI from the coding sequence ATGCAAACGCAACAGTATGATCCACTTTATCTTTTTATTAACGGCCAGTGGCTGACTGCCGAAGACCGTGACACCCTGGCGGTGATCAATCCGGCAAACGGTAAGAGCCTCGGTCGCCTGCCAATGGCAACCCATACCGACCTGAACCAGGCGCTGGTGACCGCCCACGACAGTTTTACCCTGTGGCGTAACACCGTGCCGGATGAGCGTGCACGCATCATGAAAAAAGCCGCCGCTCTGATGCGCGATCGGGCGGAGCATATTGCAACGCTGATGACGCTGGAAGAGGGCAAGCCGCTGGTGGAAAGCCGTGACGAAGTCCAGCGCGCGGCGGACTACTTTGAATGGTTCGCTGAAGAAGCGCGTCGTATTGATGGCCGCGTGGTACCTGCTAACCGCCCAGGCGTGCAGCAGCTGGTTAAGCGGCAGGCGATTGGCCCGGTGGCGGCGTTTACCCCGTGGAACTTCCCGGCCATTACGCCGGCCAGAAAACTCTCTGCCGCGCTGGCAGCAGGCTGCAGCGTGATCCTCAAACCCGGCGAAGAGAGCCCGGCAACGGCGCTGGCGCTGGCGCGCTGCCTGGATGATGCGGGTTTGCCGAAAGGCGTGCTGCAAATCGTGTTCGGCGTCCCTGACAAGGTTTCAGCAAAACTTATCGCTTCGCCGATTATCCGCAAGGTTGCCTTTACCGGTTCCGTTCCCGTTGGGCGCTTACTGTCTGAACGCGCCGCTGCGGGCGTGAAACCGATCTCGCTTGAGCTGGGCGGTCACGGGCCGGTGCTGGTCTTTGAGGATGCCGATATAGAGGCGGCCGCGGCGGACGGTGCGGCAAACCGCTTCCGCGGCACCGGGCAGATTTGTATCTCCTCAACGCGTTTCCTGATCCAGCGCGGTGCTTATGACCGCTTCGTCGGGCGCTTTGTGGCGGCCACCCGGGAACTGGTAATCGGTGACGGTATGGCGCAGGGCACTCAGGTAGGGCCGCTGGCCAACGAACGGCAGCTGGAGAAAATGGCCGCGCTGGTCGACGACGCGGTAGCACAGGGAGCGGTAGTGCTGACCGGTGGTAAACGCCTCGATCGTCCCGGCTTCTTCTTTGAGCCCACCGTACTGGCCAACGTGCCGCTGAGCGCCCGCATCATGCACGAGGAGCCGTTTGGTCCGATCGCCGTGATGCGTCCGTTTGACACCATCACCGATGGCCTTGAAGAGGCAAACCGGCTGCCTTACGCGCTGTCTGCCTACGCCTTTACCCGCAGCGCGCGGACCGCACTTGACGTCGGGGACGGGCTTGAGGCCGGCATGATTGGCATTAATCAGTACCGCATCATCGCCACTGAACTGCCGTTTGGCGGCATGAAAGAGAGCGGTCACGGTTCCGAGGGCGGGCGTGAAGGGATTGCCCCGTATCTGACCAACAAATTCATCAGCCAGATCTGA
- a CDS encoding carboxymuconolactone decarboxylase family protein, which produces MKPIDFTSPRAAARPFTPKLADFVEQPLYSGVWADPALAPRDRSLITIACLIALNHANELPAHLRRGIENGLTESELSEVITHLAFYAGFPAAITASACANATFAETR; this is translated from the coding sequence ATGAAACCTATCGACTTTACCAGCCCGCGCGCCGCCGCACGCCCGTTTACGCCTAAACTCGCGGATTTTGTTGAGCAGCCGCTTTACTCCGGGGTCTGGGCCGATCCGGCGCTGGCACCGCGCGATCGCAGCCTGATTACCATCGCCTGCCTTATTGCGCTGAACCATGCCAATGAGTTACCTGCACATCTGCGTCGTGGCATAGAAAACGGCCTGACCGAGTCGGAACTGAGTGAGGTCATCACGCATCTGGCATTTTACGCCGGCTTCCCGGCGGCGATCACCGCTTCTGCCTGTGCGAACGCCACCTTTGCAGAAACCCGATAA